Proteins co-encoded in one Papaver somniferum cultivar HN1 chromosome 5, ASM357369v1, whole genome shotgun sequence genomic window:
- the LOC113277559 gene encoding probable metal-nicotianamine transporter YSL14 isoform X2 has translation MHCCLGTRHLKFPAPPTSFGSCCTWKNQALQVACSANYRCFVLVTSCGLKFLHDFILTSVRLASDVSWGFLWPFINTHAGDWYPADPVSNDFKGLYGYKTTTKDDNYQVLSRLALPPKVVERFISAIQGIGTATNVSGSTHKLLVFGLKSNNSTLVIF, from the exons ATGCACTGTTGCTTGGG AACCAGGCACCTCAAGTTTCCTGCTCCACCAACTTCTTTTGGATCCTGCTGCACCTGGAAGAACCAGGCCCTTCAAGTTGCCTGCTCCGCCAACTATAGATGCTTCGTGCTGGTCACCTCATGTGGTTTAAAATTTCTGCACG ATTTTATTTTGACTTCAGTCCGACTTGCATCAGATGTATCATGGGGGTTTCTCTGGCCCTTTATTAACACTCATGCTGGCGATTGGTACCCCGCCGATCCTGTGAGCAATGACTTTAAAGGTCTCTATGGATATAAG ACAACTACGAAAGATGATAATTACCAAG TGCTTTCAAGGTTAGCATTGCCTCCGAAAGTTGTTGAAAG GTTCATTTCCGCCATTCAAGGAATTGGGACAGCGACAAATGTGTCTGGAAGCACTCACAAATTACTG GTATTTGGGCTTAAGTCAAACAACAGTACTCTGGTGATATTTTAG
- the LOC113277559 gene encoding probable metal-nicotianamine transporter YSL14 isoform X1 codes for MHCCLGMFSSGLWIEYDCFCMIFFKRTRHLKFPAPPTSFGSCCTWKNQALQVACSANYRCFVLVTSCGLKFLHDFILTSVRLASDVSWGFLWPFINTHAGDWYPADPVSNDFKGLYGYKTTTKDDNYQVLSRLALPPKVVERFISAIQGIGTATNVSGSTHKLLVFGLKSNNSTLVIF; via the exons ATGCACTGTTGCTTGGG CATGTTTAGTTCAGGTTTATGGATTGAGTACGATTGTTTTTGTATGATTTTCTTCAAAAGAACCAGGCACCTCAAGTTTCCTGCTCCACCAACTTCTTTTGGATCCTGCTGCACCTGGAAGAACCAGGCCCTTCAAGTTGCCTGCTCCGCCAACTATAGATGCTTCGTGCTGGTCACCTCATGTGGTTTAAAATTTCTGCACG ATTTTATTTTGACTTCAGTCCGACTTGCATCAGATGTATCATGGGGGTTTCTCTGGCCCTTTATTAACACTCATGCTGGCGATTGGTACCCCGCCGATCCTGTGAGCAATGACTTTAAAGGTCTCTATGGATATAAG ACAACTACGAAAGATGATAATTACCAAG TGCTTTCAAGGTTAGCATTGCCTCCGAAAGTTGTTGAAAG GTTCATTTCCGCCATTCAAGGAATTGGGACAGCGACAAATGTGTCTGGAAGCACTCACAAATTACTG GTATTTGGGCTTAAGTCAAACAACAGTACTCTGGTGATATTTTAG
- the LOC113279210 gene encoding uncharacterized protein LOC113279210 gives MVGGTNNNNTRNQGNQGNHGNDAAPPPPPPKRTLKDLTSPSFDQQKLCVNLEDSIELKSQLIHWLPKFKGLPGDDPNRHLLLFHHRLTSLKPTGTDQGRALLIAFPFSLIDSAEKWFYGLPPGTTIRKAISGIEQITGETLYDYWEQYKKSLASCQHHQISEQLIVQYFYDGLLQSERNIIDASSGGALTNKTIDEATELIDNMAANTQQFNTRGMSMSRKVNEVTSSPHLEHMIGNMEKMIQQMASVIIPSYEEEAEQVNAIFPNQQRQRYDPYSNTYNPGWKDHPNFSYANKQAAAPRPVFNRPSGFQQQPQPAQNSESSEMLAMMKNLTTMVQKNQQTTDGAIKELQTQMSTMAGRLEAQNSGKLPSQPLNPRDSVSAVTLRSGTRTLQPEDTEKNKDPKGPVLEKEITDSSQTDEVPKENSKTHVSTYVPPFPFPRRFANSKNEEQDNEILNIFKKIHVNIPLIDAIKQVPKYARILKDLCTNKQRLTGNEVMKVGENASVILQKKLPLKCKDPGSFDIPIVIGNTKFNKAMLNLGASVNVMPASIYESLKLGPLQETGITLQLADRSNVYPRGIIEDVLVQVNQLIFPADFCVLEMTDGSNDTSLPLLLGRPFMSTARTKIDVHDGSLTM, from the exons ATGGTTGGTGGAACGAACAACAATAACACTCGTAACCAGGGAAACCAAGGGAACCATGGAAATGATGccgctccaccacctccaccgcccaAGAGGACACTCAAAGATCTGACATCCCCatcgtttgatcaacaaaagTTGTGTGTCAACTTGGAAGATTCAATTGAGCTCAAATCTCAGTTGATTCATTGGTTACCGAAGTTCAAAGGGCTTCCAGGAGACGATCCAAATCGTCATTTACTACTGTTTCATCACAGGTTGACAAGTTTGAAGCCAACTGGAACTGATCAAGGAAGAGCTTTACTGATAGCTTTCCCATTTTCTTTGATTGATTCTGCAGAAAAATGGTTTTATGGTCTTCCACCTGGAA CAACTATTCGTAAAGCAATTAGTGGGATTGAACAAATTACTGGTGAGACTCTTTACGATTATTGGGAACAGTACAAGAAGTCGCTAGCGAGCTGCCAACATCATCAAATCTCTGAGCAACTCATAGTGCAGTATTTTTACGATGGTTTGCTCCAATCCGAGAGAAATATTATTGATGCATCTAGTGGTGGTGCTTTGACAAACAAAACCATTGATGAAGCGACAGAATTGATCGATAATATGGCTGCAAACACGCAGCAATTCAACACAAGAGGTATGTCAATGAGTCGAAAGGTTAATGAGGTTACTTCTTCACCGCACTTAGAACATATGATTGGTAATATGGAGAAGATGATACAACAAATGGCCTCAGTAATCATTCCTTCTTATGaggaagaagctgaacaagtcaATGCAATATTCCCGAATCAGCAGAGACAacggtatgatccctattccaacacttacaatccaggatggaaagATCATCCCAACTTcagttatgcaaacaagcaagcagCAGCTCCAAGGCCTGTTTTTAATCGCCCTAGTGGTTtccaacaacaaccacaaccagcGCAGAACTCGGAATCATCAGAGATGCTTGCTATGATGAAGAATCTAACCACAATGGTGCAAAAGAATCAACAAACGACTGATGGTgcaatcaaggagttgcagacacaaatgagcACTATGGCAGGTAGATTGGAGGcgcaaaatagtgggaaactcccttctcaacctcttAACCCAAGAGATTCTGTCAGCGCCGTgacattgagaagtggtacacgaaCTTTGCAACCAGAGGATACTGAGAAAAACAAAGACCCTAAGGGGCCGGTATTGGAGAAAGAGATTACTGACTCTTCCCAAACCGATGAGGTACCTAAAGAAAACTCTAAAACTcatgtttctacttatgttcccccTTTTCCTTTTCCTCGCAGGTTTGCTAACTCTAAAAATGAGGAACAAGATAAtgagatcttaaatattttcaagaagattcatgtgaacattccaCTAATAGATGCTATTAAACAAGTCCCCAAGTACgcgagaattctgaaagacttgtgtaccaataaacaGAGGTTaaccggtaatgaggtaatgaAAGTGGGGGAAAATGCTTCGGTTATCTTGCAAAAGAAACTCCCACTTAAATGTAAAGACCCTGGTAGTTTTGATATTCCTATTGTTATTGGTAACACCAAGTTTAATAAGGCTATGCTTAATTTAGGAGCATCAgtaaatgttatgcctgcatctatataTGAATCTCTTAAGTTAGGTCCCTTGCAAGAAACTGGAATTACTTTACAGTTGGCTGACCGTTCTAATGTATACCCTAGAGGTATTATTGAGGATGTGCTTGTGCAGGTGAACCAGCTAATTTTTCCAGCGGATTTCTGTGTGTTGGAGATGACAGACGGATCAAATGATACATCTCTACCTTTGCTTCTTGGTCGACCATTTATGAGCACGGCTAGAACTAAAATTGATGTGCATGATGGTTCGTTGACTATGTAA